A region from the Halobacillus mangrovi genome encodes:
- a CDS encoding beta-galactosidase: MIEIKNKQILIDGEPQLIMCGEIHYYRLDRSEWQDRIDKLKASGCNAVASYVPWLCHEEVEGEMDLEGRTRPELDLVGFIDLCAENNLYFFLRPGPFIMAEMKNEGIPHWVIEKHPEIVPVTWDGKKTLAKTLDYMAPNFLKETKKWYEAVMAITAPRLQTNGGNIIGVQLDNEVGMLSWVSNCPDLTENVLTHFVTWVKERYDEKTLKERYPFDLDQSAACHRSIRSPKESYVSELHFDLGYFMRHRFAEYIATLRAYAEEFDVKDIPFIVNIHGTGGGRGFTFPIGISQLYESYTQAPGYLSGSDIYFGDLTMESFQDLYLINGFMDAVHNPDQPLTSVEFNCGDGNFGDNFSGRLDPSAADFKTRMCVAQGNRLINYYLMTGGRNYRMSHKRGDGNDRIASTGERHGFAAPIGPEGELNYTFPRMAHSIQTMMAVSDKLAVMEEEKDGIAFGFIPDYYMTESRYPESEKMREIYQNIESNRSTAAWENMGRAMLLAGYRFGSVDIQNKTINVAETPVLALPSARHMDRSIQEKLVTYMNDGGGLLLYGEVPTHDMEGHPCTVLSEAMGVRPSGIRLAGPTYDLSVFAERWAEGRAEIRVHKAQVFELESEVEPLIRVYGTDEVCGFETNVGKGRAVVVATPYKCDISLFQQAIERLGAKVILTNDSKYHGVFMTTTANDQGERFLHLLNLDGFDKELSIYESGEKLMDGRKLELQAKEGVMLPLNVRFNDIEIVYGTAEIASVEADAIAFRLTQSEDCIVFKTNREIVPGENYDVQKEGDLFYLHSRNHAKVDDQLTVRFQPVR; this comes from the coding sequence GTGATTGAGATTAAAAATAAACAAATCCTGATTGACGGAGAACCTCAGCTCATTATGTGTGGGGAAATCCATTACTATCGACTGGATCGATCAGAATGGCAGGATCGCATCGATAAGTTAAAAGCGTCGGGGTGCAATGCGGTTGCTTCGTATGTACCCTGGCTTTGTCATGAAGAAGTGGAAGGAGAAATGGATTTAGAGGGCAGAACACGTCCAGAACTAGATTTAGTCGGGTTCATTGATTTGTGTGCAGAGAATAACCTTTATTTTTTTCTTCGTCCAGGACCATTTATTATGGCGGAAATGAAAAATGAAGGTATTCCTCACTGGGTCATCGAAAAGCACCCGGAGATCGTCCCCGTCACATGGGATGGGAAGAAAACTTTAGCGAAAACGCTGGATTATATGGCACCGAATTTTTTGAAGGAAACGAAGAAATGGTACGAGGCTGTGATGGCGATTACCGCCCCAAGACTGCAAACCAATGGCGGGAATATTATCGGGGTGCAGCTGGATAACGAAGTAGGCATGCTTTCATGGGTTAGCAATTGTCCAGATTTGACCGAAAATGTCCTTACTCATTTTGTCACCTGGGTGAAGGAACGTTACGACGAGAAAACGTTGAAGGAGCGTTATCCTTTTGACCTTGACCAGTCTGCTGCCTGCCACAGATCGATCCGCTCTCCGAAAGAATCGTATGTCAGTGAGCTCCATTTTGACCTCGGTTACTTTATGCGGCACCGGTTTGCAGAGTATATCGCAACTTTAAGAGCTTATGCTGAAGAATTCGACGTTAAGGATATCCCTTTTATAGTTAATATCCACGGTACTGGCGGAGGGAGAGGATTCACATTTCCGATCGGCATCAGTCAGCTATATGAATCTTATACCCAGGCACCAGGCTACCTTTCAGGATCGGATATATATTTTGGCGATTTGACGATGGAAAGCTTTCAAGATCTTTATTTGATCAATGGGTTCATGGATGCCGTCCACAACCCGGACCAGCCGTTGACATCTGTAGAGTTTAATTGCGGTGATGGAAATTTTGGAGATAATTTCAGCGGGAGACTCGATCCCTCAGCGGCTGATTTCAAGACACGGATGTGTGTGGCTCAAGGAAATCGTTTGATCAATTACTACTTAATGACCGGTGGCCGAAACTATCGGATGAGCCATAAGCGTGGGGATGGAAATGATCGGATTGCGTCGACAGGGGAACGGCATGGATTTGCAGCCCCGATTGGCCCGGAAGGGGAGCTGAACTACACGTTTCCTCGAATGGCTCACTCCATCCAAACGATGATGGCCGTTTCCGATAAGCTCGCCGTCATGGAGGAAGAAAAAGATGGGATCGCTTTTGGCTTTATCCCTGATTATTATATGACCGAATCCCGTTATCCCGAGAGCGAAAAAATGAGAGAAATCTATCAGAATATCGAGAGTAACCGTTCAACGGCTGCGTGGGAGAACATGGGTCGGGCGATGCTTTTGGCAGGCTATCGCTTTGGTTCAGTCGATATACAAAACAAAACCATTAACGTGGCTGAAACCCCTGTGCTGGCGCTTCCATCCGCACGCCATATGGACCGATCCATTCAAGAAAAACTCGTCACCTATATGAATGATGGTGGCGGATTGCTCCTTTATGGAGAAGTTCCTACCCATGATATGGAAGGTCATCCGTGTACGGTTTTGTCAGAGGCGATGGGCGTTCGGCCGTCAGGAATTAGACTCGCAGGTCCGACTTATGATTTATCTGTTTTTGCAGAAAGATGGGCGGAAGGCCGGGCTGAAATCCGCGTTCATAAGGCGCAGGTATTTGAGCTCGAATCAGAAGTGGAGCCTTTAATCAGGGTTTATGGAACAGATGAAGTGTGCGGATTTGAAACAAATGTAGGAAAAGGGAGAGCCGTGGTGGTGGCTACGCCATATAAGTGCGATATCAGCTTGTTCCAGCAGGCGATTGAACGACTGGGGGCGAAGGTCATTTTAACAAACGACAGCAAGTATCATGGCGTCTTCATGACTACAACCGCCAATGACCAAGGGGAGAGGTTCCTTCATCTTCTCAATCTAGATGGGTTTGATAAAGAGCTATCAATTTATGAAAGTGGCGAAAAACTGATGGATGGACGCAAGCTGGAACTGCAAGCAAAAGAAGGCGTCATGCTTCCGCTGAATGTAAGATTCAATGATATTGAAATTGTCT